The Rhododendron vialii isolate Sample 1 chromosome 8a, ASM3025357v1 genome has a window encoding:
- the LOC131336431 gene encoding 26S proteasome non-ATPase regulatory subunit 6 homolog, translated as MEGQEGSQQPQLILANKLFLLTHPDVADIEKVRLRQEVLDSVIADDMSPLYETLASNSVLDLDQTVLASMRAKIDEQLKTLDEKIADAEENLGESEVREAHLAKSLFYIRIADKEKALEQLKVTESKTVAVGQKMDLVFYTLQLGFFYMDFDLISKSIEKAKKLFEEGGDWERKNRLKVYEGLYFMSTRNFKQATDLFLDSISTFTTYEIFPYDTFIFYTVLTSIISLDRVSLKQKVVDAPEILTVIGKIPHLSEFLNSLYDCQYKSFFSAFAGLTEQIKLDRYLHPHFRYYMREVRTVVYSQFLESYKSVTIEAMAKAFGVTVEFIDLELSRFIAAGKLHCKIDKVAGVLETNRPDAKNALYQATIKQGDFLLNRIQKLSRVIDL; from the exons aTGGAAGGCCAAGAGGGTTCACAACAACCACAGCTCATCCTCGCCAACAAGCTGTTCCTTCTCACTCACCCAGACGTCGCCGACATCGAGAAAGTACGCCTCCGTCAAGAGGTCTTGGACTCCGTCATAGCCGACG ATATGTCGCCGCTGTACGAAACCCTAGCATCAAACTCGGTGCTTGATTTGGATCAGACTGTATTGGCCTCGATGCGCGCCAAGATCGATGAACAGCTCAAGACGCTCGATGAGAA GATTGCCGATGCTGAAGAAAACTTAGGAGAGAGTGAAGTTAGAGAAGCTCATTTAGCTAAGTCCTTGTTTTACATACGGATTGCCGACAAG GAGAAGGCTCTGGAACAACTCAAGGTAACAGAAAGCAAGACAGTTGCAGTTGGGCAAAAGATGGACTTGGTTTTCTATACACTGCAGCTTGGTTTTTTCTACATGGATTTCGATCTTATTTCCAAGAGCATTGAGAAAGCAAAAAA GTTGTTTGAGGAGGGAGGTGATTGGGAGAGGAAGAACCGTCTGAAGGTGTATGAAGGCTTGTATTTCATGTCTACTCGAAATTTCAAGCAGGCCACTGATCTGTTTCTTGATTCTATCTCAACTTTCACAACTTATGAAATCTTCCCGTACGACACCTTCATATTTTACACAGTCCTTACCAGCATCATATCATTGGATAGAGTTTCCTTGAAACAGAAG GTAGTTGATGCTCCAGAGATCTTGACTGTGATTGGGAAAATTCCACATCTGTCCGAATTTTTAAACTCTCTTTATGATTGTCAATACAAGTCATTTTTCTCCGCATTTG CTGGCCTGACGGAGCAAATAAAGTTGGATCGGTATTTGCATCCTCACTTCCGGTATTACATGAGGGAGGTCAGGACCGTTGTGTATTCCCAGTTCTTGGAGTCGTATAAAAGTGTCACCATTGAAGCAATGGCAAAAGCTTTTGGAGTAACGGTGGAATTCATTGATTT GGAGTTGTCGCGATTTATCGCTGCAGGGAAGCTTCACTGCAAGATTGACAAAGTTGCCGGTGTTTTGGAAACGAACCGCCCAGATGCAAAGAATGCTCTTTACCAAGCAACTATCAAGCAAGGGGACTTCCTACTGAACCGGATTCAAAAGCTTTCTCGTGTAATTGATCTTTGA
- the LOC131336175 gene encoding protein ACTIVITY OF BC1 COMPLEX KINASE 8, chloroplastic-like, whose amino-acid sequence MRNAPLGCTESNRNQPKFTMPPPLDLREFQDKLTTHFRPFQRSFQFWVRAADIYSGYKAFQLRVTFEKDVQKQEAMWERQHEIAADKIYNMCSDLGGFFLKIAQIIGKPDLAPAAWVKRLVTLCDQAPTTPYLVVRVVLEKELGRNVDELFERFDADPIGSASIAQVHRARLKGAKDDVVVKVQHPGTRDLMMTDIRNLQAFALYMQKTDIKFDLFSVTKEMEKQIGYEFDFKREADAMERIRRFLYENNKKAPVKVPRVIRDMVTRRVLVMEYIDGTPILKLEDEICKRGINPGGKMATAAKRNILKSLTLAYGQMILKSGFFHADPHPGNILICKGSEVALLDYGQVKDLPDSLRLGYAKLVLAIADNDPIRASESYRELGIDTLSKCEDEQKEMLKLAQTMFDTKMPPGITMLQPFSEGSSIKKISVQAFPEELFSVLRTVHLLRGLSVGLGINYSCAEQWRPIAEEALYLAGRLKGEDLKTKQRRRGLFGRLLGRAVSL is encoded by the exons ATGCGCAACGCCCCATTGGGGTGCACCGAGTCTAATAGAAATCAACCCAAATTCACTATGCCGCCTCCTCTTGATCTCAGAGAATTTCAAGACAAGCTCACCACCCACTTCAGGCCATTCCAACGCTCCTTTCAGTTCTGGGTCCGAGCTGCCGATATCTACTCCGGTTACAAg GCGTTTCAGCTACGAGTGACATTCGAGAAAGATGTGCAGAAGCAAGAAGCAATGTGGGAAAGGCAGCATGAGATTGCAGCTGATAAGATTTATAACATGTGCTCTGATCTTGGTGGGTTTTTTCTCAAG ATTGCTCAAATTATCGGCAAACCTGACTTGGCCCCGGCTGCATGGGTTAAAAGACTCGTTACACTGTGTGATCAAGCCCCCACAACCCCCTATCTTGTCGTTCGAGTTGTGCTAGAGAAGGAGTTGGGCCGAAATGTTGATGaattgtttgaaagatttgatgCTGATCCTATTGGTTCTGCTTCAATTGCACAG GTGCATCGAGCTCGATTAAAAGGTGCTAAAGATGATGTCGTTGTCAAG GTGCAACATCCTGGCACACGGGATTTGATGATGACGGATATCCGTAACCTGCAAGCTTTTGCGTTATACATGCAAAAGACAGATATCAAATTTGATCTCTTCTCTGTGACTAAAGAAATGGAGAAACAG ATTGGGTATGAATTTGACTTCAAGAGAGAAGCTGATGCCATGGAAAGAATTAGACGTTTTTTATATGAGAATAATAAAAAAGCTCCTGTCAAGGTGCCAAGGGTGATCCGAGATATGGTCACTAG GAGAGTTTTAGTTATGGAATATATTGATGGTACCCCAATACTGAAGCTTGAAGATGAAATATGTAAAAGAGGCATAAATCCTGGTGGTAAGATGGCAACAGCAGCAAAGCG GAACATCCTCAAAAGTTTGACTCTTGCATATGGTCAAATGATACTGAAGAGTGGTTTCTTCCATGCAGATCCCCATCCTGGAAATATTCTCATCTGTAAAGGTTCAGAG GTTGCGTTGCTTGACTATGGGCAAGTGAAGGACCTCCCAGACAGCTTAAGGCTTGGATATGCTAAACTGGTTCTTGCTATTGCTGATAATGATCCGATAAGGGCATCAGAGAGCTACAG GGAGCTGGGCATAGATACCTTGAGCAAGTGTGAGGATGAACAAAAGGAAATGCTTAAGTTGGCACAGACAATGTTTGATACCAAGATGCCACCTGGCATAACAATGTTGCAGCCTTTTTCCGAAGGATCTTCAATTAAGAAAATTTCCGTTCAG GCTTTTCCGGAGGAACTTTTTTCTGTTCTACGTACCGTGCATCTTTTGAGAGGCCTTAGTGTTGGTCTTGGTATCAACTACTCATGCGCAGAGCAGTGGAGACCAATCGCAGAAGAAGCGTTGTATCTTGCTGGCAGACTAAAAG GCGAGGATCTAAAGACTAAACAACGTAGACGTGGTCTCTTTGGAAGATTATTGGGGAGAGCGGTTAGTTTGTGA
- the LOC131298745 gene encoding F-box protein At2g26160-like, whose translation MCASLESTSKISSFQFAIVTTSMFYRRKKQLQLLPLSILKHFKGVVRFTVDPRICSSFPNCSVFLVCISVLPTRNVDKSYGEFDDILISAFQWCAKLRRFSEWASLPVGILDLILNRLIQLSDYLRFSAVCKPWFSVAAHHKDRRCREPHNQVVLFLLIPSSNQSPEAREAEDECRRLYSVTQKKVLNTELRVPYPRRNCDSSHGWLANLEVEDMSITLLNPFSGKSLRFPRVNTGCSISNSAWRHTMQYEFDVAKVVLSCDPCSSPNDFVVLAIYGLTKLLAYIKPGQKRWTYLWGFNRFEDAIYHRGKFYVVDIDSCVLSLDVSKSNAQVIEVAPRIPTRLDKSYIVESSSGADLLLVQRF comes from the exons ATGTGTGCAAGTCTTGAATCGACCTCGAAGATATCATCATTCCAATTCGCGATCGTAACTACCAGTATGTTTTATAGAAGGAAAAAGCAATTGCAA CTTCTTCCTTTAAGCATCTTGAAACATTTCAAAGGAGTTGTTCGCTTCACTGTGGATCCCAGAATATGTTCATCTTTTCCAAACTGTTCAGTTTTCTTAGTATGCATATCTGTACTCCCAACAAGAAATGTGGACAAGTCCTATGGTGAATTTGATGATATCTTGATTTCTGCTTTCCAATGGTGTGCAAAGCTACGACGTTTT TCAGAGTGGGCATCCTTGCCAGTGGGAATCCTGGACTTAATCCTCAACCGATTAATCCAACTCTCCGACTATCTCCGTTTCTCGGCCGTGTGCAAGCCATGGTTCTCGGTTGCCGCCCATCACAAGGATCGCCGTTGCAGAGAACCTCACAACCAG GTAGTTCTGTTTTTGTTGATACCTTCATCCAATCAGAGTCCGGAGGCGAGGGAGGCGGAGGACGAATGCAGGAGACTTTACAGCGTTACGCAAAAAAAGGTTCTCAACACAGAGCTACGAGTTCCTTATCCTCGAAGAAACTGTGATTCTTCGCATGGATGGTTAGCAAACTTGGAAGTGGAGGACATGAGCATTACACTGCTGAACCCCTTCTCTGGTAAGTCCCTCCGGTTCCCTCGGGTAAATACTGGATGTTCTATCTCCAATTCGGCCTGGCGTCATACAATGCAGTATGAGTTCGATGTCGCTAAGGTTGTTTTGTCATGTGATCCTTGTTCGAGTCcaaatgattttgttgttttggcaATTTATGGTCTTACGAAATTATTGGCCTACATCAAACCAGGCCAGAAGCGTTGGACTTACTTATGGGGTTTCAATCGTTTTGAGGATGCCATATATCATAGGGGAAAGTTTTATGTTGTAGATATAGATTCTTGTGTACTCTCCCTTGATGTTAGCAAAAGCAACGCTCAAGTTATAGAGGTCGCTCCTCGAATTCCCACTCGTTTGGACAAGTCATATATTGTAGAATCATCATCTGGGGCAGACTTGCTGTTGGTTCAGAGgttttga
- the LOC131336176 gene encoding uncharacterized protein LOC131336176, with the protein MLGRTRPSSSSLECLELERSPPKVVKHDSLSIYEATLVKLRQGSQRDLVSSAEIIEMDANYNSASNSTDKEVITTDSKEQPNKTVSVIHLFARYSKSSRRALSSCDEAVMIEDNSSSAGSSSSPGTVDR; encoded by the exons aTGCTGGGGAGGACGAGGCCTTCGTCTAGCTCGCTGGAATGCTTGGAGCTAGAGAGGTCACCTCCGAAGGTCGTCAAACACGATTCTCTCTCCATCTAtg AGGCAACACTGGTGAAGCTTAGACAAGGTTCTCAACGTGATCTTGTCTCATCTGCGGAGATAATTGAGATGGATGCCAATTACAATTCTGCAAGCAATTCTACCGATAAGGAGGTAATTACGACAGATTCAAAAGAGCAGCCCAACAAAACCGTTTCCGTTATTCATCTGTTTGCCAGATATAGTAAGAGTTCTCGACGTGCTCTGAGCTCATGCGATGAGGCCGTGATGATTGAGGACAATTCTTCTTCTGCCGGTAGCTCATCGAGTCCTGGGACTGTGGATAGATAA